A single region of the Nocardioides aquaticus genome encodes:
- a CDS encoding putative quinol monooxygenase, translating to MIYITVKKKLKPGTADAYLAASQAYTDATRAEPGNKFYEHYRSVDDPDTILTIEAFDDKAAGEAHVASDHFQNGVDGDAKQYIAERPDIMYIDVDRDGWDKMSEF from the coding sequence TTGATCTACATCACCGTGAAGAAGAAGCTCAAGCCCGGCACCGCGGACGCCTACCTCGCCGCCAGCCAGGCGTACACCGACGCGACCCGCGCCGAGCCCGGCAACAAGTTCTACGAGCACTACCGCAGCGTCGACGACCCCGACACGATCCTCACGATCGAGGCCTTCGACGACAAGGCGGCCGGCGAGGCGCACGTGGCCTCCGACCACTTCCAGAACGGGGTGGACGGCGACGCCAAGCAGTACATCGCCGAGCGCCCCGACATCATGTACATCGACGTCGACCGCGACGGCTGGGACAAGATGTCGGAGTTCTGA
- a CDS encoding winged helix-turn-helix transcriptional regulator gives MSDLAAALDILGARWALLIVGRLLDGPQRYGDLQRDLGVPTNILATRLRELEAAGVLSRLPLRHNTRAYALTDRGLALREAIEALGRWGAEQA, from the coding sequence GTGAGCGACCTCGCCGCGGCCCTCGACATCCTCGGAGCGCGATGGGCCTTGCTCATCGTGGGGCGGCTGCTCGACGGACCGCAGCGCTACGGCGATCTGCAGCGCGATCTCGGGGTGCCGACGAACATACTCGCCACCCGACTGCGTGAGCTGGAAGCGGCAGGCGTACTGAGCCGACTGCCGCTGCGGCACAACACGCGGGCCTACGCGCTGACCGATCGCGGACTGGCCCTGCGCGAGGCGATCGAGGCGCTGGGACGATGGGGCGCCGAGCAGGCGTAG
- a CDS encoding AEC family transporter → MDLLTGFTTILAVIGAGAFLAHRGVIDERAQRTLAEVSFFVATPALMLTTISRLEIGRDTTANVVASALSLATCFLVFALVSRLVWRNEGGDVLIGALVSSYVNAGNLGIAVGAYVVGDAAVVVPTLLVQVLVVQPLSLAFLDRRAGRGTNAASVVKRLASNPLTIGSAIGLVLAVSGWTLPTIVGQPVALLAGLAIPAMLLSYGAALRLSPPLGRAGQRREVVFATVLKLGVMPIVAWAVGSACGLDGRALLGVVIVAGLPTAQNIFLHSTRYRVGETLAREVVLVTTLGCLPVALLIALLLG, encoded by the coding sequence GTGGACCTGCTGACCGGCTTCACCACGATCCTCGCCGTGATCGGCGCGGGCGCCTTCCTGGCCCACCGTGGCGTGATCGACGAGCGCGCGCAGCGCACCCTGGCCGAGGTGTCGTTCTTCGTGGCCACCCCGGCGCTGATGCTGACCACGATCAGCCGGCTCGAGATCGGCCGCGACACCACCGCCAACGTGGTCGCCTCGGCGCTCTCGCTCGCGACCTGCTTCCTGGTCTTCGCGCTCGTCTCCCGGCTGGTCTGGCGCAACGAGGGCGGCGACGTGCTGATCGGCGCCCTGGTCTCGTCCTACGTCAACGCCGGCAACCTCGGCATCGCCGTCGGCGCCTACGTCGTGGGCGACGCCGCGGTCGTCGTGCCGACCCTGCTGGTGCAGGTGCTGGTGGTGCAGCCGCTGAGCCTGGCCTTCCTCGACCGCCGCGCCGGCCGCGGCACCAACGCCGCCTCCGTCGTGAAGCGGCTGGCCAGCAACCCGCTGACCATCGGCTCGGCGATCGGGCTGGTCCTCGCGGTCTCCGGATGGACCTTGCCCACGATCGTCGGCCAGCCGGTCGCGCTGCTGGCGGGCCTCGCCATCCCCGCGATGCTCCTGTCGTACGGCGCCGCGCTCCGCCTCAGCCCCCCGCTCGGCCGGGCCGGGCAGCGGCGAGAGGTCGTCTTCGCCACGGTCCTGAAGCTCGGCGTGATGCCGATCGTGGCGTGGGCGGTCGGCTCCGCCTGCGGCCTCGACGGCCGCGCCCTGCTCGGCGTCGTGATCGTCGCCGGGCTGCCCACCGCGCAGAACATCTTCCTGCACTCCACCCGCTACCGCGTCGGCGAGACCCTGGCCCGCGAGGTCGTGCTCGTCACCACGCTCGGCTGCCTGCCGGTGGCGCTGCTGATCGCGCTGCTGCTCGGCTGA
- a CDS encoding ArsR/SmtB family transcription factor encodes MGTWNVPADVLAASGFGISPKAEVVAALGALLAPRSPEQRAFSSAHRAGFEQWLTVHPTARDLLGASFRQSGPGVAGWIADYLADPADVADPTFEHEVALVAELTDDDVRADLLETTGAPLTQRLLEPGVRDVATEVLRWLWTHTVETDWPRRERVLRADVVARTAQLAWHGWAAVLRDLGRDREWDGDGHLRINRYDLPARTLPPSARLMFVPTHDDGSWVGWRGERYAVYYPVAGRLASVDAAHAEGLSALIGVNRAMVLALLDVPRSTSQVGAVSGLALGSVGSHLRILLASGAVTRRRSGREVLYWRTALGDALVASGSAR; translated from the coding sequence ATGGGGACCTGGAACGTGCCGGCGGACGTCCTGGCCGCAAGCGGTTTCGGCATCTCCCCGAAGGCCGAGGTCGTCGCCGCCCTGGGGGCGCTGCTCGCCCCGCGTTCACCGGAGCAGCGGGCGTTCAGCAGCGCCCACCGGGCGGGGTTCGAGCAGTGGCTGACCGTCCACCCCACCGCGCGCGACCTGTTGGGCGCCAGCTTCCGTCAGTCCGGGCCCGGGGTGGCCGGCTGGATCGCCGACTACCTGGCCGATCCCGCAGACGTCGCGGACCCCACCTTCGAGCACGAGGTCGCCCTGGTCGCCGAGCTGACCGACGACGACGTCCGCGCCGACCTGCTCGAGACCACCGGAGCCCCGCTCACGCAGCGCCTGCTCGAGCCAGGTGTCCGCGACGTCGCCACCGAGGTGCTCCGGTGGCTGTGGACCCACACCGTCGAGACCGACTGGCCCCGGCGCGAGCGGGTCCTGCGCGCCGACGTCGTCGCCCGTACCGCCCAGCTCGCCTGGCACGGCTGGGCCGCCGTCCTCCGCGACCTCGGTCGGGACCGGGAGTGGGACGGTGACGGGCACCTCCGGATCAACCGCTACGACCTGCCGGCCCGCACGCTGCCCCCGAGCGCCCGGCTGATGTTCGTGCCGACCCACGACGACGGAAGCTGGGTCGGCTGGCGGGGCGAGCGCTACGCCGTCTACTACCCGGTCGCCGGCCGGCTCGCCTCCGTCGACGCCGCCCACGCCGAGGGGCTCAGCGCCCTGATCGGCGTCAACCGGGCCATGGTCCTGGCCCTGCTCGACGTGCCGCGGAGCACCTCCCAGGTCGGCGCCGTCAGCGGCCTCGCCCTCGGGTCGGTCGGCAGCCACCTGCGGATCCTGCTGGCGTCCGGTGCCGTCACCCGACGGCGATCCGGACGGGAGGTCCTCTACTGGCGGACGGCGCTCGGGGACGCGCTCGTCGCGTCGGGGTCCGCGCGGTGA
- a CDS encoding FAD-binding oxidoreductase, protein MTVPDRLLDALTTALGSAGVLTAAASPDDVAGHVVDWRGAHRGSTPAVLRPGSTADVATAVRLCHEAGVALVPQGGNTGLCGGCVPDGSGSQLVLWLGRMRAVRDVDPVGGSATVEAGVTLRGLQDAAAGVGRLFPLSLGSEGTATVGGVLATNAGGTGVLRYGMMRDLTLGLEVVLPDGQVWDGLRALRKDNTGYDLKQLFVGAEGTLGVITAATVRLLPATPARATAWVAVHDVAAAVALLAVAQEHAAGDLTTFEVVSREAVGLVLDHAPGARDPFSAAHPWYVLVELAGSVTETLGTRLEEVLVAADERGLVADAVVAGGPAQRTALWLLREGVSEVQGHAGPSLKHDVTVPIAALPALVAATDRALEAVLPGVRRITYGHVGDGNLHHNLSKPVGAPDAVLRDRADALSAAIYDEVTRLGGSISAEHGLGSAKRDLADVYGDPVERELMRTVKRALDPRGLMNPGKVV, encoded by the coding sequence GTGACCGTCCCCGACCGCCTGCTCGACGCCCTCACCACCGCGCTCGGGTCGGCCGGCGTGCTCACCGCCGCCGCCTCCCCCGACGACGTCGCCGGCCACGTCGTCGACTGGCGCGGCGCCCACCGCGGGAGCACCCCGGCCGTCCTGCGCCCGGGCTCGACCGCCGACGTCGCGACCGCCGTACGCCTGTGCCACGAGGCCGGCGTCGCGCTCGTGCCGCAGGGCGGCAACACGGGTCTCTGCGGCGGCTGCGTCCCCGACGGCTCCGGGTCCCAGCTGGTGCTGTGGCTGGGCCGGATGCGCGCGGTGCGCGACGTCGACCCGGTCGGCGGCAGCGCGACCGTGGAGGCCGGGGTGACCCTGCGCGGACTGCAGGACGCGGCCGCCGGCGTCGGTCGGCTCTTCCCGCTCTCCCTCGGCTCCGAGGGCACCGCCACGGTGGGCGGGGTGCTGGCCACGAACGCCGGCGGCACGGGCGTGCTGCGCTACGGGATGATGCGCGACCTGACCCTCGGGCTCGAGGTCGTGCTCCCGGACGGTCAGGTGTGGGACGGGCTGCGCGCGCTGCGCAAGGACAACACCGGCTACGACCTCAAGCAGCTCTTCGTCGGCGCCGAGGGCACGCTCGGCGTGATCACCGCGGCGACCGTCCGCCTCCTCCCGGCCACCCCGGCGCGGGCGACCGCGTGGGTCGCGGTGCACGACGTCGCTGCGGCGGTCGCCCTGCTCGCGGTCGCGCAGGAGCACGCGGCCGGCGACCTGACCACCTTCGAGGTCGTGTCGCGCGAGGCGGTCGGGCTGGTGCTCGACCACGCCCCCGGCGCGCGCGACCCGTTCTCCGCGGCGCACCCCTGGTACGTCCTGGTCGAGCTCGCCGGTTCAGTCACCGAGACCCTCGGGACACGGCTCGAGGAGGTCCTGGTCGCCGCCGACGAGCGGGGGCTCGTGGCCGACGCCGTGGTCGCGGGCGGGCCGGCGCAGCGTACGGCGCTGTGGCTCCTGCGCGAGGGCGTCTCCGAGGTCCAGGGCCACGCCGGGCCCAGCCTCAAGCACGACGTCACGGTCCCGATCGCCGCGCTGCCCGCGCTCGTCGCGGCCACCGACCGGGCGCTGGAGGCGGTGCTGCCGGGCGTCCGCCGGATCACCTACGGCCACGTCGGCGACGGCAACCTGCACCACAACCTGTCGAAGCCGGTGGGCGCCCCGGACGCCGTGCTGCGCGACAGGGCGGACGCGCTGTCGGCCGCGATCTACGACGAGGTGACGAGGCTCGGCGGCAGCATCTCCGCCGAGCACGGCCTCGGCTCGGCCAAGCGCGACCTCGCCGACGTCTACGGCGACCCGGTCGAGCGCGAGCTGATGCGGACGGTGAAGCGGGCGCTCGACCCGCGGGGGCTGATGAACCCGGGCAAGGTCGTCTGA
- a CDS encoding L-talarate/galactarate dehydratase, protein MSDTIRSLKLSHVVLPLETPVSDAKVLTGRQKPLTETVLLFVEVTTEDGFEGMGFSYSKRAGGPAQFTHLREVAEVAIGQDPSDIDRIYQSLMWAGASVGRSGVATQAVAALDVALWDLKARRAGLPLAKLIGAYRDSCQVYNTSGGFLQASVEEIKEKATASLEMGIGGIKIKVGQPDWREDLRRVEAVREHLGDGPMMVDANQQWDRARARRMCRELEQHDLVWIEEPLDAWDAVGHADLSRVFDTPIATGEMLTSVPEHMALVDAGYRGIVQPDAPRIGGITPFLRFATLAAHAGLALAPHYAMEIHLHLAAAYPTEPWVEHFEWLNPLFDERIDIHDGRMWVPERAGLGFTLSDQMRALTKDTVTIG, encoded by the coding sequence GTGTCCGACACGATCCGCAGCCTGAAGCTCTCCCACGTCGTCCTGCCGCTGGAGACGCCCGTCAGCGACGCGAAGGTCCTCACCGGCCGGCAGAAGCCGCTCACCGAGACCGTCCTGCTCTTCGTGGAGGTCACCACCGAGGACGGCTTCGAGGGCATGGGGTTCAGCTACTCCAAGCGTGCCGGCGGCCCGGCGCAGTTCACGCACCTGCGCGAGGTCGCCGAGGTCGCGATCGGCCAGGACCCCTCCGACATCGACCGGATCTACCAGTCGCTGATGTGGGCCGGCGCGTCCGTCGGCCGCTCCGGCGTCGCGACCCAGGCCGTGGCCGCCCTCGACGTGGCGCTGTGGGACCTCAAAGCCCGCCGCGCCGGCCTGCCCCTGGCGAAGCTGATCGGGGCGTACCGGGACTCGTGCCAGGTCTACAACACCTCGGGCGGCTTCCTGCAGGCGTCGGTCGAGGAGATCAAGGAGAAGGCGACCGCCTCGCTCGAGATGGGCATCGGCGGCATCAAGATCAAGGTCGGGCAGCCCGACTGGCGCGAGGACCTGCGCCGCGTCGAGGCGGTCCGCGAGCACCTCGGCGACGGTCCGATGATGGTCGACGCCAACCAGCAGTGGGACCGCGCCCGCGCCCGCCGGATGTGCCGCGAGCTCGAGCAGCACGACCTGGTCTGGATCGAGGAGCCCCTCGACGCGTGGGACGCCGTCGGCCACGCCGACCTCAGCCGCGTCTTCGACACCCCGATCGCCACCGGCGAGATGCTGACGTCGGTGCCCGAGCACATGGCGCTGGTCGACGCCGGCTACCGCGGCATCGTGCAGCCCGACGCCCCCCGCATCGGCGGCATCACCCCCTTCCTGCGCTTCGCGACCCTCGCCGCGCACGCCGGCCTCGCGCTGGCCCCGCACTACGCGATGGAGATCCACCTCCACCTCGCCGCCGCCTACCCGACCGAGCCGTGGGTGGAGCACTTCGAGTGGCTCAACCCCCTCTTCGACGAGCGCATCGACATCCACGACGGCCGCATGTGGGTCCCCGAGCGCGCCGGCCTCGGCTTCACGCTCAGCGACCAGATGCGGGCGCTGACGAAGGACACGGTCACCATCGGCTGA
- a CDS encoding alpha-hydroxy acid oxidase, whose protein sequence is MSAPIQPPPRQLPRWDDLRPFLQLRDAHRDPVERRLARCLSIDDLEERARRRVPAAVWDYVAGGSEAEVSLARNRAAYDRVELRPTTFGQVPEPSTATTILGRPAAAPVVLAPTGYTRLSHHTGERAVAASAAGAGLPYTLSTYATASAADVADASPGGRNWFQLYVMKDRAVTAEHVAQAREHGYEALMITVDTTVTGLKRKDVRNGFAIPPALTARTLAGLARHPGWVSNILTTEPLRFATFPEGSPYGRWGMSNELREQTLRPADVAGIKEQWGGPVVVKGILSVGDAVACVEAGADAVVLSNHGGRQLDRSPAPLELVAPVAEAVAKVSGTAEVYVDSGVRHGGDVVAALGLGARAVLVGRPYLYGLMVGGQRGVDKTLALLVAEMRRTMCLLGTPDVDSITGEHVRLRDS, encoded by the coding sequence GTGAGTGCGCCGATCCAGCCCCCGCCGCGCCAGCTCCCCCGCTGGGACGACCTGCGCCCGTTCCTCCAGCTGCGCGACGCCCACCGCGACCCCGTCGAGCGCCGCCTCGCCCGCTGCCTGAGCATCGACGACCTCGAGGAGCGCGCCCGGCGACGGGTCCCGGCCGCGGTCTGGGACTACGTCGCGGGCGGCTCCGAGGCGGAGGTGTCCCTGGCGCGCAACCGGGCGGCGTACGACCGGGTCGAGCTGCGACCGACGACCTTCGGGCAGGTGCCCGAGCCGAGCACCGCCACCACGATCCTGGGCCGGCCGGCCGCGGCGCCGGTCGTGCTCGCACCCACCGGTTACACCCGCCTGTCCCACCACACCGGCGAGCGCGCGGTCGCCGCGTCCGCGGCCGGGGCGGGGCTGCCCTACACGCTCTCCACCTACGCCACCGCCTCCGCGGCGGACGTCGCCGACGCCTCGCCCGGCGGGCGGAACTGGTTCCAGCTCTACGTGATGAAGGACCGCGCGGTCACCGCCGAGCACGTCGCGCAGGCCCGCGAGCACGGCTACGAGGCGCTGATGATCACCGTGGACACCACCGTCACCGGGCTCAAGCGCAAGGACGTGCGCAACGGGTTCGCCATCCCGCCGGCGCTCACCGCGCGCACGCTGGCCGGCCTGGCCCGCCACCCCGGCTGGGTCTCGAACATCCTCACCACCGAGCCGCTGCGGTTCGCGACCTTCCCCGAGGGGTCGCCGTACGGCCGGTGGGGCATGTCCAACGAGCTGCGCGAGCAGACCCTGCGCCCGGCCGACGTCGCGGGCATCAAGGAGCAGTGGGGCGGGCCGGTCGTGGTCAAGGGGATCCTGTCGGTCGGCGACGCGGTCGCCTGCGTCGAGGCCGGCGCCGACGCCGTCGTGCTCTCCAACCACGGCGGGCGCCAGCTCGACCGCTCCCCCGCCCCGCTCGAGCTGGTCGCCCCCGTCGCCGAGGCCGTCGCGAAGGTCAGCGGCACCGCCGAGGTCTACGTCGACTCCGGCGTGCGCCACGGCGGCGACGTCGTCGCGGCCCTCGGCCTCGGCGCCCGCGCGGTGCTGGTCGGGCGGCCGTACCTCTACGGGCTGATGGTCGGCGGGCAGCGCGGCGTCGACAAGACCCTGGCGCTGCTGGTCGCCGAGATGCGTCGCACGATGTGCCTGCTCGGCACGCCCGACGTCGACTCGATCACCGGCGAGCACGTCCGGCTGCGCGACTCGTGA
- a CDS encoding FadR/GntR family transcriptional regulator — protein sequence MKPTGTLTHRVVSGLKDAILNGELDPGSKLPSEAALVAEYGVSRTVVREAVSRLQAEGLVETFQGRGSFVLTVPEPSTFSLESSAIRTHHDVLAMVDFRIGVESEAAALAAARVTPESAKAVQAALAQLTEAGHEGAVEADFAFHRAVAAATGNRFYLDLLDSLGPMMIMLPRTRLSDEYSLSDAVHVERVHREHEQVAAAVAAGDAETARAAMRVHLGSTRRRLSAGG from the coding sequence GTGAAACCCACCGGCACCCTGACCCACCGCGTGGTGTCCGGCCTCAAGGACGCCATCCTGAACGGCGAGCTCGACCCCGGCTCCAAGCTCCCGTCCGAGGCCGCCCTCGTCGCCGAGTACGGCGTCTCCCGCACCGTCGTCCGCGAGGCGGTCTCACGCCTCCAGGCCGAGGGCCTCGTCGAGACCTTCCAGGGGCGCGGGTCGTTCGTGCTGACCGTCCCGGAGCCGTCGACCTTCTCCCTCGAGTCGTCCGCGATCCGCACCCACCACGACGTCCTGGCGATGGTCGACTTCCGGATCGGCGTGGAGAGCGAGGCCGCTGCTCTGGCCGCCGCCCGGGTCACACCTGAGTCGGCGAAGGCGGTGCAGGCCGCGCTGGCCCAGCTGACCGAGGCCGGCCACGAGGGAGCGGTCGAGGCCGACTTCGCCTTCCACCGCGCCGTCGCCGCCGCGACCGGCAACCGGTTCTACCTCGACCTGCTGGACTCGCTCGGCCCGATGATGATCATGCTGCCGAGGACCCGGCTCTCGGACGAGTACTCGCTCTCGGACGCCGTCCACGTCGAGCGGGTCCACCGCGAGCACGAGCAGGTGGCGGCCGCGGTCGCGGCGGGTGACGCCGAGACGGCGCGCGCGGCGATGCGGGTGCACCTGGGAAGTACGCGTCGTCGGTTGTCGGCGGGCGGCTGA
- a CDS encoding GNAT family N-acetyltransferase: METDRLVLRPRRAEEAAVYRRLWTERDPRVPPHRRIDAEGRPSVADVAARLGGEPGILAVELKSTGEVIGYCGLLAGDDGPDDEPELAYELLRAAHGHGYATEAGRAVLAWADEQGHRRLWAHVWDWNTASRRVLAKLGFRETGEVERGTAHGDNVLTVRDL; encoded by the coding sequence ATGGAGACCGACCGCCTCGTCCTGCGCCCCCGCCGTGCAGAGGAGGCCGCCGTCTACCGGCGGCTCTGGACCGAGCGCGACCCCCGCGTGCCACCGCACCGTCGCATCGACGCCGAGGGCCGTCCGAGCGTGGCGGACGTCGCCGCGCGCCTCGGTGGCGAACCGGGGATCCTCGCGGTCGAGCTGAAGTCCACCGGCGAGGTCATCGGCTACTGCGGTCTCCTCGCCGGCGACGACGGTCCCGACGACGAGCCGGAGCTGGCGTACGAGCTGCTGCGCGCCGCCCACGGCCACGGGTACGCGACCGAGGCAGGCCGGGCCGTGCTCGCCTGGGCGGACGAGCAAGGGCACCGGCGCCTGTGGGCCCACGTGTGGGACTGGAACACCGCGTCGCGCCGGGTGCTGGCCAAGCTGGGCTTCCGCGAGACGGGCGAGGTGGAGCGGGGTACCGCCCACGGCGACAACGTGCTCACCGTGCGCGACCTCTGA
- a CDS encoding VOC family protein — protein sequence MSLFITCPVENVERATAFYTALGWTLDPEMSDHNVSCFAIAPEQYVMLGSREMYAAVGGVEELVGGPDTPSKVTVSFDLGSREAVDGLVERAERAGGRSGDTDDYPFMYQRQFDDPDGYHYSPFWMKPDTDPTA from the coding sequence ATGAGCCTCTTCATCACCTGCCCCGTCGAGAACGTCGAACGTGCGACCGCCTTCTACACCGCCCTTGGCTGGACCCTCGACCCCGAGATGTCCGACCACAACGTGTCGTGCTTCGCGATCGCTCCAGAGCAGTACGTCATGCTCGGCAGCCGCGAGATGTACGCAGCCGTGGGCGGCGTCGAAGAGCTGGTCGGCGGACCCGACACACCGTCGAAGGTCACCGTCTCGTTCGATCTCGGCAGCCGTGAGGCGGTCGACGGGCTCGTCGAGCGGGCCGAGCGGGCCGGCGGGCGCAGCGGTGACACCGACGACTACCCCTTCATGTACCAGCGCCAGTTCGATGACCCCGACGGCTACCACTACTCGCCGTTCTGGATGAAGCCGGACACCGATCCGACCGCGTGA
- a CDS encoding MOSC domain-containing protein, whose product MPPEYTVTRLSTTPVKGLMLHHPDSIELTTQGAAGDRLFFLVDDEGGLQSCTRNPGLYGLSATYDAETGHLEVRRGDEVLHRGLVEEGDSVDTDMWGLRRLAGDVVADPTWGALFSDAAGRQVQLVRARGSAFDVEPVTLLGTASVAELAARAELAEVDSRRFRMLVEFEGGGPHVEDSWGGELLQVGGAVLRVRGPVKRCAATTRDPDSGVVDLQTLRMISSYRGRQESVLGPGACFGVYAEVVEPGGVAVGDRLSRVAGD is encoded by the coding sequence GTGCCGCCCGAGTACACCGTCACCCGCCTCTCGACCACGCCGGTCAAGGGCCTGATGCTCCACCACCCCGACTCGATCGAGCTGACGACGCAGGGCGCCGCCGGCGACCGGCTCTTCTTCCTGGTCGATGACGAGGGCGGCCTGCAGAGCTGTACGCGCAACCCCGGCCTGTACGGCCTGAGCGCGACGTACGACGCGGAGACCGGGCACCTCGAGGTGAGGCGTGGGGACGAGGTGCTCCACCGCGGTCTCGTCGAGGAAGGCGACAGCGTCGACACCGACATGTGGGGACTGCGCAGGCTGGCGGGTGACGTCGTCGCGGACCCGACCTGGGGCGCTCTCTTCTCCGACGCCGCCGGTCGACAGGTCCAGCTCGTACGAGCCCGCGGGTCGGCGTTCGACGTCGAGCCGGTGACGCTGCTCGGAACCGCGTCGGTGGCCGAGCTGGCCGCCCGGGCGGAGCTGGCGGAGGTCGACTCGCGGCGGTTCCGGATGCTGGTCGAGTTCGAGGGCGGCGGCCCTCACGTCGAGGACTCCTGGGGCGGGGAGCTGCTCCAGGTCGGCGGCGCCGTCCTGCGCGTCCGTGGTCCGGTCAAGCGCTGCGCGGCGACGACCCGGGATCCCGATTCGGGCGTGGTCGACCTGCAGACGCTGCGGATGATCTCGAGCTACCGCGGCCGCCAGGAGTCCGTGCTCGGCCCCGGCGCCTGCTTCGGCGTCTACGCCGAGGTGGTGGAGCCGGGCGGGGTCGCGGTGGGCGACCGCCTGTCACGGGTGGCTGGCGACTGA
- the ppk2 gene encoding polyphosphate kinase 2, giving the protein MPAGADDVARAAEPSDERYNKQGKLRSAVYDEEMARLQEQLVLLQYWIQSQGLKVLVIFEGRGSAGKGGVIKRITERTSPRTVRVVALPKPTERQRTQWYFQRYVEHLPAAGEMVMLDRSWYNRSNVEWVMDYCSEEEHQEFLRSCPEFERMLVRSGIHVIKYWFSVSFEEQRKRFEARNAEPLKRWKLSDMDLAEHELYVRYSMAKDTTFQFTDIKQAPWFVVPSDDKKAARLNCINHLLSQFDYVDMAPDVVEIPEMRQEPYVRPPIHEQTFVPHLF; this is encoded by the coding sequence ATGCCCGCTGGTGCCGACGACGTGGCCCGGGCGGCCGAGCCGAGCGACGAGCGCTACAACAAGCAGGGCAAGCTCCGCTCCGCCGTCTACGACGAGGAGATGGCGCGCCTGCAGGAGCAGCTCGTGCTGCTGCAGTACTGGATCCAGTCCCAGGGCCTGAAGGTCCTGGTGATCTTCGAGGGGCGCGGCTCGGCCGGCAAGGGCGGGGTGATCAAGCGGATCACCGAGCGCACCTCGCCGCGCACGGTGCGGGTGGTCGCGCTCCCCAAGCCGACCGAGCGGCAGCGGACGCAGTGGTACTTCCAGCGGTACGTGGAGCACCTCCCGGCCGCGGGCGAGATGGTGATGCTGGACCGCTCCTGGTACAACCGCTCGAACGTGGAGTGGGTGATGGACTACTGCTCCGAGGAGGAGCACCAGGAGTTCCTGCGCAGCTGCCCCGAGTTCGAGCGGATGCTGGTGCGCTCGGGGATCCACGTCATCAAGTACTGGTTCTCGGTGTCCTTCGAGGAGCAGCGCAAGCGCTTCGAGGCCCGGAACGCCGAGCCCCTCAAGCGCTGGAAGCTCTCGGACATGGACCTTGCCGAGCACGAGCTCTACGTGCGCTACTCGATGGCCAAGGACACCACCTTCCAGTTCACCGACATCAAGCAGGCGCCGTGGTTCGTGGTGCCCAGCGACGACAAGAAGGCGGCGCGGCTGAACTGCATCAACCACCTGCTCTCGCAGTTCGACTACGTGGACATGGCCCCCGACGTCGTCGAGATCCCGGAGATGCGCCAGGAGCCCTACGTGCGCCCGCCGATCCACGAGCAGACCTTCGTGCCGCACCTCTTCTAG
- a CDS encoding 2-hydroxyacid dehydrogenase: MTQSPAVVTVGPLMPDLVTALEERYAACPLEALDPTGDGSGAGVRVAVTTGRTGVRADTLDRLPDLGAVVHFGVGHDRTDLEALAARGVVASTTPDVLTDCVADTAVGLVIDVMRRLSAADRFVRRGEWARPGGGSYAFPLTRKVSGARVGILGLGRIGKAVAVRLEAFGCAVSYTGSGAQSGVDLPYVADLAELAREVDVLVLTCALTDRTRGAVDATVLDALGPDGFLVNVARGAVVDEAAMVAALEGGRLGGAGLDVFADEPQVPAALLERDDVVLLPHLASGTVETRAAMRDLVLANVASFLDDGTLVTPLG, from the coding sequence GTGACCCAGTCTCCCGCAGTCGTGACCGTCGGCCCGCTGATGCCCGACCTGGTGACAGCGCTCGAGGAGCGGTACGCCGCCTGCCCGCTCGAGGCGCTCGACCCGACCGGGGACGGGAGCGGCGCGGGGGTACGGGTCGCGGTGACCACCGGACGTACCGGCGTGCGCGCCGACACCCTCGACCGGCTGCCCGACCTCGGGGCGGTCGTGCACTTCGGGGTCGGCCACGACCGCACCGACCTGGAGGCGCTGGCCGCGCGCGGGGTGGTCGCCTCGACCACGCCGGACGTGCTCACCGACTGCGTCGCCGACACCGCGGTCGGCCTCGTCATCGACGTGATGCGGCGGCTGAGCGCGGCCGACCGGTTCGTCCGGCGCGGGGAGTGGGCGCGGCCGGGCGGCGGGTCGTACGCCTTCCCGCTGACCCGCAAGGTCAGCGGTGCGCGGGTCGGGATCCTCGGGCTCGGCCGGATCGGCAAGGCCGTCGCTGTGCGGCTGGAGGCGTTCGGGTGCGCGGTGTCCTACACCGGCAGCGGAGCGCAGTCGGGCGTCGACCTGCCGTACGTCGCGGACCTCGCCGAGCTGGCCCGGGAGGTCGACGTGCTGGTGCTGACCTGCGCGCTCACCGACCGCACCCGCGGCGCGGTCGACGCGACCGTCCTCGACGCGCTCGGCCCGGACGGGTTCCTGGTCAACGTGGCCCGCGGCGCCGTGGTCGACGAGGCCGCGATGGTCGCGGCGCTCGAGGGCGGACGGCTCGGCGGGGCGGGCCTCGACGTGTTCGCCGACGAGCCCCAGGTGCCCGCCGCGCTGCTGGAGCGCGACGACGTGGTGCTGCTGCCGCACCTGGCCAGCGGCACGGTCGAGACCCGGGCCGCGATGCGCGACCTGGTCCTGGCCAACGTGGCGTCGTTCCTCGACGACGGCACGCTGGTCACCCCGCTCGGCTGA